The Bradyrhizobium diazoefficiens genome contains the following window.
TGCAAAGTTATGTGACTTATGACACACTTCCACGGCGCGGTTTTACGCGATTCTGACGTTGATGCTTCCAAGCGATTTGCCAAAACAAATTCACAAGGACGTTGAAATGAGCAAGCAGGCCGAATTTGCGGTCATTCTGAAAATGAATGCCATGTTCGCCGATCTCGGTGCGGACGAACTCCAGCGGCTGTCAAACCTCTGCCACACCCAGCATCTGGCGAACGGCGAGGTGCTGTTCCAGAAGGGTGACCCTGGCGACGCGCTGTTCGGCGTGCGCCGCGGCCAGGTCCGGATCGAGACCGGCGCCTCCGACGGCAGCCGGTTGACGCTGAATTTCATGGGATCGGGCGATCTGTTCGGCGAGGTCGCGGTGCTGGACGGTCAGAGTCGCACCGCGGATGCGACCGCCGGCGAGGCCAGCGAATTATTCGTGCTGCGGCGCGAAGACTTCCTCGCCTTCCTCGAGCGCGAGCCCAGGGTGGCGATCAAGATCATTGCACTCTTGTGCCAGCGCATCCGCTGGCAAAGCGAGCGCATGGAAGAATCCATGCTGCAACCTTTGCCGGTGCGGCTGGCGCGGCGGCTCTGCGCGCTCGCCGCCGATTTTGGCTCCGAGGTGCACATCTCCCAGGAGCAGCTCGGTGTCTTCGTCGGCGCCGCGCGCGAGAGCGTCAACCGGCAGCTTCAGGCCTGGCGGAAGGAGGCGATCCTGGACCTCCAGCGCGGGCGCATCCTCCTTAAGAACATGACAAAATTGACGACAATTGCCCGGAACGAATAGGGGCGCAGCCAGGCCGCGTCGCTTCCGTCGGTGCCGCGATTATTCCGCCGCCGGATGCACGATGTTCTTCGGCATGGCTTCCGCGTGCGCGGCGTCGGCGGGCGGAGTCGCGTGATGACCGGCGGTCTCCGCATCCTCGCTGTGCACGATCAGCCGCTTGCCGAAGCGCCAGATCAGGGCGCCGAGGTCGTCCATCACCATGAACATCGCGGGCACGAACACCAGCGACAGGATGGTCGAGAAGATTAAGCCGCCGATCACCGCGAGCGCCATCGGTGAGCGGAACTCGCCGCCGGCGCCGACCGCGAGCGCGCTCGGCATCATGCCGGCGGCCATCGCGATCGTGGTCATCACGATCGGGCGGGCGCGTTTCATGCCGGCGTCGATCATCGCCTCGTCGCGCGGCTTGCCGGCATGGATCGCTTCGATGGCGAATTCCACCAGCATGATGGCGTTCTTGGTGACGATGCCCATCAGCATCAGGATGCCGATCCACACCGGCGTCGTGAGCTGCTTGCCGGTGACGAGCAGGGCGGCGATCGCGCCGCCGATCGACAGCGGCAGTGAGAACAGGATGGTGATCGGTTGGAGGAAGGTGCCGAACAGCAGCACCAGCACCGCATAGACCATCATCAGGCCGGCCGTGATCGCGGTGGCAAAACCGTCGGATAGCTCGTTGAGGCTTTCGGCGTCGCCGGAGGGTGAGACCTTCACGCCCTTCGGCAGGCTCTTCATCACCGGGAGGTCGTAGATCTTCTTGGTGGCATCGCCGAGTGCCGCGGAGCCGACGAGGTCGGCGGCGACGGTTGCCTGCCGCTCGCGGTCGTAGCGGTTGATGCTGGTCGGGCCTTGGTCGAGCTTGACGTCGGCGATGACCGCGAGCGGCACGCCGCCCTTCTCGCCGTGCTCACCGAGCGGCACGCGCAGCTGCTCCAGCGTCTTGAGATTGCCGCGCGCGGCGTCCTCGAGCTGCACGCGGATCGGCACCAGGCGGTCGCCGACGTCGAACTTGGCGAGCGCCGGACCGACGTCGCCGATGGTCGCGACACGGATGGTCTGCGACAGGCTTTCGGTCGAGACGCCGAGCCGCGCGGCGAGATCGGCGCGCGGCTCGATGCGCAGTTCGGGACGTTCCAGCGATGTCTCCGAGATCACGTCGGAGATGGTTGGAATCCGCTTCATCTGCGTCGCAAGCTCGCTGGCGACGTTGTTGACGATATTGGGGTCGGCACCGGTCACGACCAGCGAGATCGCGCGCAGGCCGTTCTCATCCAGGAACCAGAAGCGGATATCGGGAACGTTCTCCAGCTCCTGGCTGATCGAGAATTCGAGCTCGCGCTGGGTGATGTTGCGGTCGTTCTTGGGCGTATAATTGATGATCAAGGCGGCGCGCCGGACCTCCTGGGTCCCCGGAGGAACGCGCCCGCCGTCGACGAAGATGCTCTTCACCTCGGGCCGCTTGCGCAGGCGTGCGACGATGTCCTCGGTGACTTTTTCGGTGTAGGCGAGCTGTGTGCCCGGCGGCAGTTCGAGGGCCAACAGGGAACGGGCGCTGTCCTGCGCCGGCAGGAAGCCCTGCGGCAGCAGCGTGATGCTCCAGATCGAGGCCGCGAAGATGCCGAAGCCGGCCAGCACGGTGATGAAATAGTGCCTCACCGACCATGTTACGACCTTATGGTAGGTCCGCAGCACGCGGCCGGGCGGGGGCTCTTCGTGATTGTGATGCTTGAGGAAGTAAGCCGCCAGCATCGGCGTCACGAAGCGTGCCGCGAGCAGCGAGAAGAACACCTGCACCGAGACGGTGATGCCGAATTGCTTGAAGAACTGTCCGGCGATGCCCGACATGAAGCTCGCGGGCGCGAAGATCGCGATGATGGTCAGCGAGATCGCGATCACGGCGAGGCCGATCTCGTCGGCGGCTTCCAGTGCGGCACGATAGGGCGATTTGCCCATGTTCATATGCCGCACGATGTTCTCGATCTCGACGATGGCGTCGTCGACGAGAATACCCGTCGATAGCGTGATCGCGAGGAAGCTGACGAGGTTGAGCGAGAAGCCGAGAATGTCCATCGCCCAGAAAGCCGGGAAGATCGACAGCGGCAGCGAGACCGCGGCAATGATGGTGGCGCGCAGGTCGCGCAGGAACAGCAGTACGATGACGACGGCCAGTATGGCGCCCTCGAACAGGGTCGAGATCGCCGCTTCGTAATTGCCGTTGGTGTATTCGACGGAGGTGTCGATCAGCTTGAGGTCGACATCGGGATAGGCGGCCTTGAGCGCGTCGATGCGCTTCTGCACCGCTTCGGCGACCTTCACGTCACTGGCGC
Protein-coding sequences here:
- a CDS encoding Crp/Fnr family transcriptional regulator, producing MSKQAEFAVILKMNAMFADLGADELQRLSNLCHTQHLANGEVLFQKGDPGDALFGVRRGQVRIETGASDGSRLTLNFMGSGDLFGEVAVLDGQSRTADATAGEASELFVLRREDFLAFLEREPRVAIKIIALLCQRIRWQSERMEESMLQPLPVRLARRLCALAADFGSEVHISQEQLGVFVGAARESVNRQLQAWRKEAILDLQRGRILLKNMTKLTTIARNE
- a CDS encoding efflux RND transporter permease subunit, yielding MALNISAWSIRNPLPSVVFSIILLILGWTSFTKLAITRLPSADIPVISVAVSQFGAAPAELESQVTKTVEDAVSGVEGVRHITSSITDGLSVTTIQFALETNTDRALNDVKDAVTRVRSNLPQNVTEPLIQRVDVIGLPIVTYAAISPGKTPEQLSYFVDDVVKRALQGVRGVAQVERIGGVEREILVSLDPDRLQAMGLTAVNVSQSLRGTNVDVAGGRAEIGKNDQAIRTLAGAKTLSDLAGTMVPLFGGGEVRLDDLGTVTDTIADRRTFARFNGEPVVALGIKRSKGASDVKVAEAVQKRIDALKAAYPDVDLKLIDTSVEYTNGNYEAAISTLFEGAILAVVIVLLFLRDLRATIIAAVSLPLSIFPAFWAMDILGFSLNLVSFLAITLSTGILVDDAIVEIENIVRHMNMGKSPYRAALEAADEIGLAVIAISLTIIAIFAPASFMSGIAGQFFKQFGITVSVQVFFSLLAARFVTPMLAAYFLKHHNHEEPPPGRVLRTYHKVVTWSVRHYFITVLAGFGIFAASIWSITLLPQGFLPAQDSARSLLALELPPGTQLAYTEKVTEDIVARLRKRPEVKSIFVDGGRVPPGTQEVRRAALIINYTPKNDRNITQRELEFSISQELENVPDIRFWFLDENGLRAISLVVTGADPNIVNNVASELATQMKRIPTISDVISETSLERPELRIEPRADLAARLGVSTESLSQTIRVATIGDVGPALAKFDVGDRLVPIRVQLEDAARGNLKTLEQLRVPLGEHGEKGGVPLAVIADVKLDQGPTSINRYDRERQATVAADLVGSAALGDATKKIYDLPVMKSLPKGVKVSPSGDAESLNELSDGFATAITAGLMMVYAVLVLLFGTFLQPITILFSLPLSIGGAIAALLVTGKQLTTPVWIGILMLMGIVTKNAIMLVEFAIEAIHAGKPRDEAMIDAGMKRARPIVMTTIAMAAGMMPSALAVGAGGEFRSPMALAVIGGLIFSTILSLVFVPAMFMVMDDLGALIWRFGKRLIVHSEDAETAGHHATPPADAAHAEAMPKNIVHPAAE